Part of the Paramisgurnus dabryanus chromosome 21, PD_genome_1.1, whole genome shotgun sequence genome, CTGTCTAGATGAGGTTCGCACTGGAACTTACCGTCAGCTGTTTCACCCCGAGCAGCTCATCACAGGAAAGGAAGATGCTGCTAATAACTACGCTCGTGGCCACTACACCATCGGTAAAGAAATCATTGATTTGGTACTGGACAGGATTCGCAAACTGGTAGGTAGCAGTAGCCACACACTATACAATAATACAATAAGGATATATGTTAAGAGTTTCTGAACAAAACTATTTCTTTTTCAGGCTGACCAGTGCACAGGCCTCCAAGGTTTCTTGGTCTTCCACAGCTTTGGTGGTGGAACCGGTTCTGGCTTCACCTCTCTGCTGATGGAGCGCCTCTCTGTTGACTATGGCAAAAAGTCCAAACTAGAGTTCTCCATCTACCCAGCCCCTCAAGTCTCTACTGCTGTGGTCGAACCCTACAACTCCATTTTGACCACCCACACCACACTAGAGCACTCTGACTGTGCCTTCATGGTAGACAATGAGGCCATTTATGATATCTGCCGTAGGAATCTCGATATCGAGCGTCCTACTTACACCAACCTCAACAGGCTCATCGGACAGATTGTGTCCTCCATCACAGCCTCTCTCAGGTTTGATGGTGCCCTCAATGTCGATCTTACCGAGTTCCAGACCAACTTGGTGCCCTACCCTCGTATTCACTTCCCATTGGCTACATACGCCCCAGTGATCTCCGCAGAGAAGGCTTACCATGAGCAGCTCTCTGTTTCTGAAATCACTAATGCTTGCTTTGAGCCAGCCAATCAGATGGTGAAATGCGACCCACGTCACGGCAAGTACATGGCTTGCTGTTTGCTTTACCGTGGCGATGTGGTACCCAAAGATGTGAATGCTGCAATTGCCACCATTAAGACCAAGCGCACCATCCAGTTTGTGGACTGGTGCCCAACTGGTTTCAAGGTTGGTATCAACTACCAGCCACCCACTGTGGTTCCAGGCGGTGATCTGGCTAAAGTACAGAGGGCTGTGTGCATGCTGAGCAACACCACAGCTATTGCTGAGGCCTGGGCTCGTCTGGATCATAAGTTTGATCTGATGTATGCCAAGCGTGCTTTTGTTCACTGGTATGTGGGTGAGGGTATGGAGGAGGGAGAGTTCTCAGAGGCTAGAGAGGACATGGCTGCCCTGGAGAAAGATTATGAGGAGGTTGGTGTTGATTCAGTTGAGGGTGAAGGAGAGGAGGAAGGAGAGGAATATTAGAAAATCATGATCTAAGAAAGTCGGCCAGTACAAAATAAAACCTCACAACAAATACAAATGACATTGTTACATCTCTGAACAAATAAAGCTCCTTTTCAATCTTAATAATTTGTGTCATCTTTTAAATTgttgtatatttaaatatattaacacACACAACACTATATACTCAGGGCTGGAAATGGCAGAAATTCAATGCGGGACTCTAGTTGGGGGGGATTTAAGATGATTTGTTAGatggtttaaaataacataacattaaatttagttttttgtttCGTTTACACCTGTGTTTTCTTGAGTATTTAAGTCACACAAACATTTAACAACATAACAATAAATTTGTCCTAAGGTTAAAGGTAAATTATTTTGGAAATTTAGTTAATGGATATTTAAAATAAGAGGGAAAATctgaaataaaacagaaaaatttGTCATACAAAGCCACTGAAGTGTCATGTGAAAAGCTTGATGatgcattataaaataatagttgcaataaaaaaaacttgcaagttataattaaatgctattaagttgtttaaatataATTCTTTTTCAATCCCTTTTCAAAAAAAACTAACCAGTTTGAGGTGGAACACCATTCTCCCCAGATACTCGCTCCCTGGATTCTGTCCCCCAGCGTTCTCCCTAATTTCCAGCCCTGCTATACACTGATTATATATTCTGGAAATATACATAAATTTCATTTTGCCAgggtaaataaagttttttaaaggCCAGTAATAAAAGGAAGTGGAAGTGGAGATGTGGTATGAACAAACCTCCATCCATTTCTTAAACTTTAACCAGAATAAAGTTACAGTTTGAGCATTTTTGTCATAATCACATGTATTGAGTATGATGAAAAGTAATTTATTCAGTTGATGTTCTGTTGTATAACAGATTAGATCTCTTTATTACAGTAACATAACAATATGGTTGTTTGTAGGCCTTACAGATATAACATATCATGCAAATGTTATGAAATATAATCTTGTTTCCTTTAAGAATGCAAAGTAGAGGAGTGGAACATAATATTTTACGAAGATTACAATCATTACAGCCCGCCAAAGTCTCATCACTCCAAGTCTATGATTAATGAACTCAATGCTTCAATATTGAGAAAAAATATAAAGACTTGTTTAACAGGTACTGTACAATacatttaattacattaaactgttAATAAAGTTGCTAAAATGCTCATAATTAAGCGCATCACACCCAATGTTATTCATAAACATTAAAGACAAAAACGCAATTAATTAGCAGTAAAAGAAAACCATTACTTtaataatcattaataaaaaaaaaaatgtagtttcattttaaatgtttttattttattttaagggCTACTAACTAGTTAAATTGACATGACTAACAGCCGTTTTTACTCAAGTTCATCCCTCCTCTTGACACTGAAATTATTGTTCAAAATCCAGAATCAGCCAATGGGGTGCGGCGATGTCTCAGATGGACCAATAGCGATGCGTCAAGAAGTGAAACGTCTCTTCTCGCGCGCCCCGCCCTGGTGACGACTGACTGGAGACGTATAAATATTCACACCCCGCATTTTGGACCACTTCTTTCTCTCACCAGACTCATAAAAGTCAACCTGTGAGAGTGCATTACTAAAAACCTTCCTCTTTCTTCATCTCTCGGAACTCccaattttacaaatatggTAAGTAACGTTATGATATCTGTTTTATGTATCTTTTAAAAGTGATGTGATGAGCTATTGGTAATAATACGTTTTCGGTGATATTTTTGATCGTAACTTGCATTTAAAcggtttaattaatattatgttgttatacatgtttttttatttttttctatttttttataatgttacattttaataagaCATAACGTACGTTATATTATCAGTTGGTTAGGTACCGTTATTTTTACTCGTGTTTGaatttattatttgaaaaatggCATACCGTAACCATCCATATAAAGCATTATTTCGtaagacaaaaataatacttgaattaaatatttaaaaaaaatatatttaagaaaacGCACGTATTTCTAAAAATGATAAGAAAACGTACAGGAGGCTTATGAAAAATGATCCCGCTTTCTTCTTGGTTAAAAACGTATCGATAAAAAAGCACGTTTCAAGCTTGAAGAGGATGTGTAACTGTAGAGCTATCTTCCTTTGTTCCAATGATTGTGCAAGTCATTTCTGTGTGCGAGGACAGCTACCGGCACCGGAAGTGAGTCAGGAGCACGTGTTATGTGGTGAAAAGATGAAATTCCAGTACCGTTGTGTCAGGAGGTTTCATTGGGTTAACGGGTTTCTCATTACCAAGCCTGGGTTAGGTCAGGTTTTTATGAGTGTGACCGGTCTAAAACTGAGATGTGGTGTTTTTCATTTTTCAAGTGTGGGTAATGGGCTAAATTGACCGAACAGGCCCAGATGCCCCTTTGTTTAAAAATCCATGTCATCACTTTGTTGAGGGATGTATTATTTTAGAGTACATTTTACAGTTACACAAAAGCTGTTAAATGCAATTCTGGTCTCGTTTCATCTTAACATTGAGAAATTAATCTATATTTTGCTTAACATGAAATCAAGttgttttaaataatagacTACTATGATCATTATTTCATAACACTTAACACAAAGTGACACAAACCGGAAGCTCACAGGCTACACCCTTTAGTGAAACAATAGAAGAGGGGCACATCTCTGCAGTGAGACCTGATCCGTGTCATCAGCTGTTTGTGTGGTCCGGGGTTTTGATTTGCATCTCAGGCATTTTTTTGTCTGTGGTTCTTTAATACAAAGACATGTGCTTCTAATAATATAACTGCTTTGTTTAAACACTATGCCATTAATGTAGAGAGAGTCTGTTGTTTTACAGAGTTTTAAAAGTTTGCACTAAgacatttaaaagtatttaaaagATTTATAAATCTAATCTACTTGTATGAGTGCTAAAcagatttttaaatgtttttattttttgctcttCTTTGCAGCGTGAGTGTATCTCTGTGCACGTTGGTCAGGCTGGTGTCCAGATcggcaatgcatgctgggagctCTATTGTCTTGAGCATGGCATTCAGCCGGATGGCCAGATGCCCAGTGATAAGACCATTGGTGGAGG contains:
- the LOC135775274 gene encoding tubulin alpha-1A chain, producing the protein MRECISIHVGQAGVQIGNACWELYCLEHGIQPDGQMPSDKTIGGGDDSFNTFFSETGAGKHVPRAVFVDLEPTVIDEVRTGTYRQLFHPEQLITGKEDAANNYARGHYTIGKEIIDLVLDRIRKLADQCTGLQGFLVFHSFGGGTGSGFTSLLMERLSVDYGKKSKLEFSIYPAPQVSTAVVEPYNSILTTHTTLEHSDCAFMVDNEAIYDICRRNLDIERPTYTNLNRLIGQIVSSITASLRFDGALNVDLTEFQTNLVPYPRIHFPLATYAPVISAEKAYHEQLSVSEITNACFEPANQMVKCDPRHGKYMACCLLYRGDVVPKDVNAAIATIKTKRTIQFVDWCPTGFKVGINYQPPTVVPGGDLAKVQRAVCMLSNTTAIAEAWARLDHKFDLMYAKRAFVHWYVGEGMEEGEFSEAREDMAALEKDYEEVGVDSVEGEGEEEGEEY